From one Oceanotoga teriensis genomic stretch:
- a CDS encoding peptidylprolyl isomerase has product MSENKVLATVNGKEITQKDVDILLQRIGPQRAAQFQTPQGQESLLRELINQELMYLEALDTDLDKDEQFLKEVELAKREILKQFAIGRLFDTIEVTDEDAKNYYDENTNAFQQGEQVKASHILVDSEDKANEIIKELENGKSFEDAAKEYSSCPSKNNGGDLGFFGKGQMVPEFEQAAFKMNKEDLSEPVKTQFGFHIIKLTDKKEASVMKFDEVKDNIKQQLMVYKQSEIYMNKGKELEKKYEVIINK; this is encoded by the coding sequence ATGTCAGAAAACAAAGTATTAGCTACAGTTAATGGTAAAGAAATAACTCAAAAAGATGTGGATATATTATTACAAAGAATAGGTCCTCAAAGAGCAGCTCAATTTCAAACACCTCAAGGTCAAGAAAGTTTATTAAGAGAACTCATAAATCAAGAATTAATGTATTTAGAAGCTTTAGATACAGATCTTGATAAAGATGAACAATTTCTTAAAGAAGTTGAACTCGCAAAAAGAGAAATTTTAAAACAATTCGCAATTGGTAGACTATTCGATACTATAGAAGTTACAGATGAAGATGCAAAAAATTATTATGATGAAAATACAAATGCTTTTCAACAAGGCGAACAAGTAAAAGCAAGTCATATTTTAGTTGATTCAGAAGATAAAGCTAATGAAATAATAAAAGAACTCGAAAATGGAAAATCATTTGAAGATGCTGCTAAAGAATATTCTTCTTGTCCTTCAAAAAACAATGGTGGAGACTTAGGATTCTTTGGAAAGGGACAAATGGTACCTGAATTTGAACAAGCAGCTTTTAAAATGAATAAAGAAGATTTAAGTGAACCAGTAAAAACTCAATTTGGATTCCATATAATAAAATTAACAGATAAAAAAGAAGCAAGTGTAATGAAATTTGATGAAGTTAAGGATAATATCAAACAACAATTAATGGTTTATAAACAATCTGAAATATATATGAATAAAGGAAAAGAATTAGAAAAAAAATATGAAGTAATCATCAATAAATAA
- a CDS encoding succinate--CoA ligase subunit beta: MKIHEFTGKKLLREYGINIPQSQLIIDKIPEKRLIPSVAKSQVLVGGRMKAGGVLFIKKEDEYTNTINELQNKEIKGELPYGILVEELINIKKEYYISILIDREDRDIKWVFSYDGGIEIESSENIIKGTYNEVFLKAPRKIKEIMPNLYNLFIEKDLTLLEINPIVETQDDEIYALDCVMHVDDNAIYRQKWSQRFLEKTDYNFHYVELEGDIGVIGCGAGIVMATMDTVSNYGLKPANFLDIGGGADKETTLKALNLLKDKGIKNIVMNIFGGITQCDIIAQSIVEFEKKNEDMKLFIRLTGTNEEKGNEILSENNLKNYEDMDTMIKALKGYLRELEI; the protein is encoded by the coding sequence ATGAAAATTCATGAATTTACAGGAAAGAAACTTTTGAGGGAATATGGTATAAATATCCCACAATCTCAATTAATAATAGATAAAATTCCCGAAAAAAGATTGATACCCAGTGTTGCAAAATCGCAAGTTTTAGTTGGTGGAAGGATGAAAGCTGGTGGTGTATTATTTATAAAAAAAGAAGATGAATATACAAATACTATAAATGAACTTCAAAATAAAGAAATAAAAGGAGAACTTCCTTATGGAATACTCGTTGAAGAACTTATAAATATAAAAAAAGAATATTATATATCTATTTTAATAGACAGAGAAGATAGAGATATAAAATGGGTATTTTCTTATGATGGTGGTATAGAAATAGAGAGTTCAGAAAATATAATAAAAGGTACTTATAATGAAGTATTTCTTAAAGCACCGAGAAAAATAAAAGAAATAATGCCTAATTTATATAATCTCTTTATAGAGAAAGATTTAACATTATTAGAAATAAACCCGATAGTTGAAACACAAGATGATGAAATTTATGCACTCGATTGTGTTATGCATGTTGATGATAATGCAATATATAGACAGAAATGGTCTCAAAGATTTCTTGAAAAAACAGATTATAATTTTCACTATGTAGAATTAGAAGGAGATATAGGGGTTATAGGATGTGGTGCTGGAATAGTAATGGCTACTATGGATACTGTTAGCAATTATGGATTAAAACCAGCCAATTTTTTAGATATAGGTGGTGGAGCAGATAAAGAAACTACATTAAAGGCTTTAAATCTTTTAAAAGATAAAGGAATAAAAAATATAGTTATGAATATATTTGGTGGAATAACTCAATGCGATATAATAGCTCAATCTATAGTAGAATTTGAGAAAAAAAACGAAGATATGAAACTTTTTATAAGGCTTACAGGTACTAATGAAGAAAAAGGAAATGAAATACTCTCTGAGAATAATTTGAAAAATTATGAAGATATGGATACTATGATAAAGGCTTTAAAAGGATATTTAAGGGAGTTGGAAATATGA
- a CDS encoding EAL domain-containing protein — MNILNFFLKGPVVLFRWSKNNDWPILFVSQNVKEVLGYNSSEFLDGNLRFKDLIHPDDISHVENQVFEAQKKEKNFYEFDYFRLKRKDGKYIWVYDYNRLSENNSDYVDGYILDVTDKVEKEVTITGIKNMYDTAMTINKSAIIEINKQNNTIIASPNLKDLIGFDFEEINYAIKNEFNNIDYLKESYRKMINSLKRYNYWEEKIKIESKNEKWLSVTAQKHHESIIILLKDITDIVKLQRDIVMNKSFFEKISEGLMIVNTSKQIIRVNGAFSKITGYNREEIIGKSPKVLSSSYHDKDFYENMWMSIRKNGYWSGTIWDKRKDGELIVLKFNIFELKESNSVINGYIGIFNDITIERKAQSELEIFKRYDPLTELPNQEYFIEKAQMLINENKLNKYALLLIDIKNFSTINNTYGFLKGDKLIKAIKKRLMNFWSKDAIISRFSTNEFCIFTKNNMEKDLYKTILELLNILIDPFVIDKNKIILKYNIGISTSPYDSNDINELINSARMALYAAKRSGVNNYSFYSSNLYDKIQKRIKIENELEEAIKTKELEVYYQPQVSLKSGIPIGAEALIRWNHPELGTVSPGMFMKVAEESGLIQDIDIFVLKEVTSEIKSFMEKNIKIPISINISDTFFKNKNFLKIIKNEIENSNIDPNLLELELTETIMVENVEMVIKKLDTLKSFGIRLSIDDFGTGYSSLSYLRKFPIDKLKIDMSFIKDLETDKNSQEITSTIIAMAKNMRLKVLAEGVETDFQLNFLKEKSCDEIQGYYFSPPVRLNIFKSFIIK, encoded by the coding sequence ATGAATATTTTAAACTTTTTTCTAAAAGGGCCTGTTGTTCTATTCAGATGGAGTAAAAATAATGATTGGCCTATACTTTTTGTTTCTCAAAATGTTAAAGAAGTTTTGGGATACAACAGTTCAGAATTTCTAGACGGTAATTTAAGGTTCAAGGATTTAATACATCCAGATGATATTTCTCATGTAGAAAATCAAGTTTTTGAAGCTCAAAAAAAAGAAAAAAATTTTTATGAATTTGATTATTTTCGTTTGAAAAGGAAAGATGGTAAATATATTTGGGTATATGATTATAACAGACTCAGCGAAAACAATTCTGATTATGTTGATGGATATATTCTCGATGTGACAGATAAGGTTGAAAAAGAAGTTACTATTACGGGTATTAAAAATATGTATGATACTGCAATGACTATAAACAAATCGGCAATAATAGAAATAAATAAACAAAATAATACTATAATAGCTTCGCCAAATCTGAAAGACTTAATAGGTTTTGATTTTGAGGAAATTAATTATGCAATAAAAAATGAATTTAATAATATTGATTATCTAAAAGAATCTTATCGCAAAATGATAAATTCTTTGAAAAGATACAATTATTGGGAAGAAAAAATAAAAATAGAAAGTAAGAATGAAAAATGGTTATCTGTAACGGCTCAAAAACATCATGAAAGTATTATAATTCTTTTAAAAGATATAACAGATATTGTAAAACTTCAAAGAGATATTGTAATGAATAAATCTTTTTTTGAAAAGATTAGTGAAGGTCTAATGATCGTAAATACCTCTAAACAAATAATAAGGGTAAATGGTGCATTTTCTAAAATCACAGGATACAATAGAGAAGAAATAATAGGTAAAAGTCCTAAAGTTTTGAGTTCGAGTTATCATGATAAAGATTTTTATGAAAATATGTGGATGAGCATAAGAAAAAATGGATATTGGTCTGGAACTATATGGGATAAAAGAAAAGATGGAGAATTGATAGTTCTTAAGTTTAATATATTTGAATTGAAAGAGAGTAATTCAGTAATTAATGGATATATAGGTATATTTAATGATATAACTATCGAGAGAAAGGCTCAATCTGAACTTGAAATATTTAAAAGATATGATCCTTTGACAGAATTACCGAATCAAGAATATTTTATAGAAAAAGCTCAAATGCTTATAAATGAAAACAAACTCAATAAATATGCTTTATTATTAATAGATATCAAAAATTTTAGCACTATAAACAATACTTATGGCTTTTTAAAAGGTGATAAATTAATAAAGGCTATAAAAAAAAGGCTTATGAATTTTTGGAGTAAAGATGCTATTATTTCAAGATTTTCTACGAATGAGTTTTGTATCTTCACAAAGAATAATATGGAAAAAGATTTATATAAAACTATTTTAGAACTATTAAATATTCTTATAGATCCATTTGTAATAGATAAAAATAAAATAATTTTAAAATATAATATAGGAATAAGCACCTCACCATATGATAGCAATGATATAAATGAGCTTATAAATAGTGCAAGAATGGCTCTTTATGCGGCAAAAAGAAGTGGTGTAAACAATTATAGTTTTTACTCTTCCAATTTATACGATAAAATTCAAAAAAGAATTAAAATTGAAAATGAACTTGAAGAAGCCATAAAAACAAAAGAATTAGAAGTATACTATCAACCACAGGTCAGTTTAAAAAGTGGTATTCCAATTGGTGCTGAAGCTCTCATAAGATGGAATCATCCAGAACTTGGTACTGTAAGCCCTGGAATGTTCATGAAAGTTGCCGAAGAAAGTGGCTTAATACAAGATATAGATATTTTTGTTTTAAAAGAAGTTACATCTGAAATAAAATCTTTCATGGAAAAAAATATAAAGATTCCTATTTCGATAAATATATCAGATACATTTTTTAAAAATAAAAATTTTTTAAAAATAATTAAAAATGAAATAGAGAATTCTAATATAGATCCAAATCTCTTAGAATTAGAATTAACAGAAACTATAATGGTTGAGAATGTTGAAATGGTAATAAAAAAATTAGATACTTTAAAGAGTTTTGGTATACGACTTTCAATAGATGATTTTGGTACTGGATATTCATCTTTGAGTTATTTGAGAAAATTCCCAATAGATAAATTAAAAATAGATATGAGTTTTATAAAAGATCTCGAAACGGATAAAAATTCTCAAGAAATAACTTCCACAATAATAGCAATGGCAAAAAACATGAGATTAAAAGTACTTGCTGAGGGAGTTGAAACAGATTTTCAACTTAATTTTTTGAAAGAGAAGAGTTGTGATGAAATACAAGGATATTATTTTTCTCCCCCTGTTAGATTAAATATTTTTAAATCTTTTATAATAAAATAA
- a CDS encoding succinate--CoA ligase subunit alpha — MINGKERVCVQGITGKYGQFHTKKMKEYGTNIVCGVSKNDLIDEVYDIPVLKTMKEAVEKYNTDTSIIFIPAKNVKSAVLEAIESGIKKIIIITEHVPVHDMLIIKSKADENKVLIIGPNCPGIILPERSKIGIMPEKAFKKGDIAIISKSGTLMYEIADYLSNNSTGISIGIGLGGDMIIGTGLKEAFDYIIENKIKKVIIIGEVGGSEEIKGIRYALENNYDGKIKAFFAGRTAPKGKTMGHAGAIIEGYEGSIEYKEKVLSDLNIKVCKSIKDLIS; from the coding sequence ATGATAAATGGAAAAGAAAGAGTATGTGTTCAAGGAATAACGGGAAAATATGGACAATTTCATACAAAAAAAATGAAAGAATATGGAACTAATATAGTATGTGGTGTTTCAAAAAATGATCTCATAGATGAAGTGTATGACATTCCTGTATTAAAAACTATGAAAGAAGCTGTTGAAAAATATAATACTGATACATCAATAATTTTTATTCCAGCTAAAAATGTAAAATCAGCTGTTTTAGAAGCTATAGAAAGTGGTATAAAAAAGATAATAATAATAACTGAACATGTACCAGTTCATGATATGCTTATAATAAAATCTAAAGCAGATGAAAATAAAGTTTTAATAATAGGACCGAATTGTCCAGGTATAATACTTCCAGAAAGATCTAAAATAGGTATAATGCCAGAAAAAGCTTTTAAAAAGGGAGATATAGCTATAATATCAAAAAGTGGTACTTTGATGTATGAAATTGCAGATTATCTTTCAAATAATTCAACAGGTATAAGCATAGGGATTGGATTAGGTGGAGATATGATAATAGGAACTGGATTAAAAGAAGCTTTTGATTATATAATAGAAAATAAAATAAAAAAGGTTATAATAATAGGTGAAGTTGGTGGTAGTGAAGAAATAAAAGGAATAAGATATGCTTTAGAAAATAATTATGATGGCAAAATAAAAGCGTTTTTTGCTGGTCGAACAGCACCGAAAGGAAAAACTATGGGACATGCTGGAGCTATAATTGAAGGATATGAAGGAAGTATAGAATATAAAGAAAAAGTATTGAGTGATTTAAATATAAAGGTTTGCAAGAGTATCAAAGATTTAATATCGTAA
- a CDS encoding LytR/AlgR family response regulator transcription factor, which produces MKIKTLIAEDEPHSMSRMVKILSEFEEIDIVAQASDGNEALNLIKEKSPELLFLDINMPGKTGFEIIQEIDYEPYIIFVTAYEKYAIQAFEENAVDYILKPTNSERVKKSLDKIKEKNQKVDNKMIDILEKIMQKENYMNRFSIKNNDEIILIPEDDVFYFKAQDKYTFLCTYDEEMFFDTSLKKLEEKLNPEKFIRIHKSYIVSLNKINKIQKLFLREYLIELKDKNKTLLKVGRSYLSSLKNELDF; this is translated from the coding sequence ATGAAAATAAAAACTTTAATAGCCGAAGATGAACCACATTCAATGTCAAGAATGGTTAAAATCCTTTCTGAATTTGAAGAAATAGATATAGTCGCACAGGCTTCTGATGGTAATGAAGCTTTAAATTTGATAAAAGAAAAGTCTCCTGAACTTCTCTTCCTAGATATCAACATGCCAGGAAAAACCGGCTTTGAAATCATACAAGAAATTGATTATGAACCTTATATAATATTCGTAACGGCTTATGAAAAATATGCAATTCAAGCATTTGAAGAAAATGCCGTTGATTATATATTAAAACCTACTAATTCCGAAAGAGTTAAAAAGTCATTGGATAAAATTAAAGAAAAAAATCAAAAAGTAGATAATAAAATGATAGATATATTAGAAAAAATAATGCAAAAAGAAAATTATATGAATAGATTTTCTATTAAAAATAATGATGAGATAATACTCATTCCTGAAGATGATGTTTTTTATTTTAAAGCACAGGATAAATATACTTTTTTATGCACTTATGATGAAGAAATGTTCTTCGATACGAGTTTAAAAAAACTTGAAGAAAAATTAAATCCTGAAAAATTTATAAGAATTCATAAAAGTTATATCGTTTCATTGAATAAAATAAATAAAATACAAAAATTATTTCTAAGAGAATATTTAATAGAATTAAAAGATAAGAACAAAACTCTTCTAAAAGTTGGTAGAAGTTATTTATCTTCTTTAAAAAATGAACTTGATTTTTAA
- a CDS encoding 2'-5' RNA ligase family protein, which translates to MKALISILSEPHFYIINKIWDELEDNFGVKKIKDIFPYPHFTWNISGNKLENIEEILLNKISILEPFEVQTSGLGIFTGDRNVLYVPIKLSRKLYAYHKYIWEIYEDKSQNVEYYSPEEWFPHITLASEDINRENIGNIVSYLSKRQLNFKIKINSISLIDETELGFNIIKTFNFKMK; encoded by the coding sequence ATGAAAGCATTAATAAGCATATTATCAGAACCTCATTTTTATATAATAAACAAAATCTGGGATGAACTTGAAGATAATTTTGGAGTAAAAAAAATAAAAGATATATTTCCATATCCCCATTTTACTTGGAATATAAGTGGAAATAAATTAGAAAATATAGAAGAAATTCTTTTGAATAAGATTTCAATTTTAGAACCTTTTGAAGTACAAACAAGTGGTTTAGGCATATTTACAGGAGATCGAAATGTTCTATATGTCCCAATAAAATTGAGTAGAAAATTATATGCATATCATAAATATATTTGGGAAATATACGAAGATAAAAGTCAAAATGTTGAATATTATTCTCCCGAAGAATGGTTTCCACATATAACTCTCGCATCTGAAGACATAAATCGAGAAAATATAGGAAATATTGTCTCATATTTATCAAAAAGACAGTTGAATTTTAAAATAAAAATAAACTCAATTTCTCTTATAGACGAAACTGAGCTTGGATTTAATATTATAAAAACTTTTAATTTTAAAATGAAATGA
- a CDS encoding histidinol phosphate phosphatase domain-containing protein, with amino-acid sequence MKKRYDFHTHTLLSDGVLTPSEQISWAIKNNYSAIALTDHADYSNIDFIIKNLLNFIKNESKFYKDIDIFAGIEITHVPPNLIDEMAKYAKNIGAKIVVVHGETISEPVPLKTNYYAVRSNYVDILAHPGLISEEDIIQAVKNDIYIEITTRKSHALTNGHVARLAIKNNAKILINSDVHTPDDFCNYEKAFKIGLGSGISEENLIEIMEKNPKLFINKINDI; translated from the coding sequence TTGAAGAAAAGGTACGATTTTCATACCCATACTCTTTTATCTGATGGAGTTTTAACCCCTTCAGAACAAATAAGTTGGGCTATTAAAAACAATTATTCTGCAATTGCTTTAACAGATCATGCAGATTATTCAAATATAGATTTTATAATTAAAAATTTGTTAAATTTCATAAAAAATGAATCAAAATTCTATAAAGACATCGATATATTCGCTGGAATTGAAATAACTCATGTTCCTCCAAATTTGATAGATGAAATGGCAAAATATGCAAAAAATATAGGAGCAAAAATTGTTGTAGTACATGGAGAAACCATCTCAGAACCTGTTCCTCTAAAAACAAATTATTATGCCGTAAGATCTAATTATGTGGATATATTAGCCCATCCAGGTCTAATATCAGAAGAAGATATTATACAAGCAGTAAAAAATGATATTTATATTGAAATAACTACAAGAAAAAGCCATGCCTTAACAAATGGTCATGTAGCAAGACTTGCAATTAAGAATAACGCCAAAATACTTATAAACAGTGATGTACATACTCCAGATGATTTTTGTAATTATGAGAAAGCTTTTAAAATAGGTCTTGGTTCTGGAATTTCAGAAGAAAATTTAATCGAAATAATGGAAAAAAATCCAAAATTGTTTATAAATAAAATTAATGATATATGA
- a CDS encoding MFS transporter translates to MKNNFEKDKQYYKFCMYGFFKNLRFFEPFFMLFLKEKGLSFTEIGSLYAIREILINLLEIPTGIVADGLGRRRSMIFSFLSYIVSFFIFYVSKSFFIFIFAMIFYSFGETFRSGTHKAMIMEYLSLKNWKDYKVEYYGNTRSWSQIGSAISSIIAAILVLYAGNYSMIFLASIIPYFIDLINLSTYPKELDGDIQKINLKDIKLHFKNVFKGIFNSFKNKEFLKAIINSSFYAGYYKSMKDFLQPIIKMLALNIPIFLFLNDQKRVSIFVGIVYFILYILTAISSKNSSKIVKKYKTLEKPLNLTMIIGLLSGMMSGIFFVFELYYLSTIFFFLIYIIENLRKPIAVSKVSQEIDLKSMATGLSTESQFETIFTAIMIFFMGLIADISNVGISLIVLSIFSILISNIFRFKISSSR, encoded by the coding sequence ATGAAAAATAATTTCGAAAAAGATAAACAATATTATAAGTTCTGTATGTATGGTTTTTTTAAGAATTTGAGATTTTTTGAACCTTTTTTCATGTTATTTTTAAAGGAAAAAGGTCTTTCTTTCACAGAAATAGGTTCTCTTTATGCAATAAGAGAAATTTTGATAAATCTATTAGAAATACCTACAGGTATAGTTGCAGATGGATTAGGCCGAAGAAGATCTATGATATTTTCTTTTTTATCATACATAGTATCTTTTTTTATATTTTATGTATCAAAGTCTTTTTTTATATTTATTTTTGCTATGATTTTCTATTCTTTTGGAGAAACATTTCGTTCTGGTACACATAAGGCTATGATAATGGAATACTTAAGTCTTAAAAACTGGAAAGATTATAAGGTTGAATATTATGGAAATACGAGATCATGGTCACAAATAGGATCAGCTATTTCATCTATAATTGCTGCCATTTTAGTTTTATATGCTGGCAATTATTCTATGATATTTTTAGCTTCTATAATACCTTATTTTATAGATTTAATAAATCTTTCTACATATCCCAAAGAACTTGATGGAGATATTCAAAAAATAAATTTAAAAGATATAAAATTACATTTTAAAAATGTTTTTAAAGGAATTTTTAACTCTTTTAAAAATAAAGAATTTTTAAAAGCTATAATAAATTCATCTTTTTATGCAGGTTATTATAAAAGCATGAAAGATTTTTTACAGCCCATAATTAAGATGTTGGCTCTAAATATTCCTATATTTTTATTTTTAAATGATCAAAAAAGAGTTTCTATATTTGTTGGAATTGTATATTTTATACTTTATATTTTAACTGCAATTTCTTCAAAAAATTCTTCTAAAATAGTAAAAAAATATAAAACACTTGAAAAACCTTTAAATTTAACTATGATTATTGGTCTTTTATCGGGTATGATGAGCGGTATATTTTTTGTATTTGAACTTTATTATTTATCCACAATATTTTTCTTTTTAATATATATAATAGAAAATTTGAGAAAACCAATAGCAGTTTCAAAAGTTTCTCAAGAAATTGACCTAAAATCTATGGCAACTGGTTTATCAACAGAATCTCAATTTGAAACAATTTTTACAGCCATAATGATATTTTTCATGGGTTTGATAGCAGACATTTCAAATGTCGGTATTTCATTAATAGTTTTATCCATTTTTTCCATTTTAATAAGTAATATATTCAGATTTAAAATATCCTCAAGTAGATAA
- a CDS encoding tetratricopeptide repeat protein codes for MFKKYFFIFILFSSTLITFSGSLNIVEIIEGIQKYEKIISINPDDAISTLELAKLYEILGKNGDRESLETAKILFEKAFRIDEDLNEAHLRYGSVLAKISEYTWFSPIKLWYVNTAFKEMEMAVNLEFDNIEFRLIRAESCYNLLEFEFCENAIITDYKYLLENFESEIYDQKLKIYSRLAKIFELKKDFYSAIEIYNKIIKEFPNTIESQRAEKSIDLLLGIQKVK; via the coding sequence ATGTTCAAAAAATACTTTTTTATATTTATTTTATTTTCATCGACATTGATAACTTTTTCTGGTTCTTTGAACATAGTAGAAATAATAGAAGGTATACAAAAATACGAAAAAATAATAAGTATAAATCCAGATGATGCAATATCAACTCTTGAACTTGCAAAATTATATGAAATACTTGGTAAAAATGGTGATAGAGAATCTTTAGAAACTGCAAAAATACTTTTTGAAAAAGCTTTTAGAATTGATGAAGATTTAAATGAGGCACATCTTAGATATGGTAGTGTTCTTGCTAAAATAAGTGAATATACATGGTTTTCTCCAATTAAACTATGGTATGTTAATACAGCCTTTAAAGAAATGGAAATGGCTGTAAATCTTGAATTTGATAACATAGAATTCAGACTCATAAGAGCGGAATCATGTTATAACCTTTTAGAATTTGAATTCTGTGAAAATGCTATAATAACGGATTATAAATATCTTTTAGAAAATTTTGAATCTGAAATATATGATCAAAAATTAAAAATTTATTCAAGACTCGCTAAAATTTTTGAATTGAAAAAAGATTTTTATTCCGCTATTGAAATTTATAATAAAATAATAAAAGAATTTCCAAATACTATAGAATCACAGAGAGCAGAAAAATCTATAGATTTATTACTTGGAATTCAGAAGGTGAAATGA
- a CDS encoding MarR family winged helix-turn-helix transcriptional regulator, whose translation MDDGYDCKKYFGRYISIISRNLFYYISKEMNDIGIGKIDFEVLVLLYDREGICQEGIVSILKLDKMTVAKSIKKLTEMEYIIKVKDREDKRKSSIYLTNKGLKIKEKICCVKKEINDIFLKDFNETEIELFTKLLYKISKNAVDEISETKC comes from the coding sequence ATGGATGATGGATATGACTGTAAAAAGTACTTTGGGAGATACATAAGCATAATATCCAGAAATTTATTTTATTATATTTCTAAAGAAATGAATGATATAGGTATAGGCAAAATAGATTTTGAAGTTTTAGTCTTATTATATGATAGAGAAGGGATATGTCAAGAAGGAATAGTAAGTATTTTAAAACTTGATAAAATGACAGTTGCAAAATCAATAAAAAAACTCACTGAAATGGAATATATAATAAAAGTCAAAGATAGAGAAGACAAAAGAAAAAGTAGTATATATTTAACAAATAAAGGACTCAAAATAAAAGAAAAAATATGTTGTGTGAAAAAAGAAATAAATGATATCTTTTTGAAAGATTTTAATGAAACAGAAATAGAACTTTTTACGAAACTTCTATATAAAATAAGTAAAAATGCAGTTGATGAAATATCAGAAACAAAGTGTTAA
- a CDS encoding sensor histidine kinase, translating into MFKIKKFIKIIIINQISAFMLSALILLYTGTFYNFILNLEIALLFSNTIGLIYYFISSIINNLINDKIEIKFFNILIKIFIGTFSLFTGIQLSVLLSNMIFKIQFISYDKTFQNFLLISNMILLITAFFMIYVYRKLKKEIEIKIKENEKLNQLKLESELAALQSKINPHFLFNTLNTIIDLVYTSPEKVEEMIINLSSIYRKILYSSETELYTLDQELELVKKYLDIEKVRLGERLEYTIKIEDNLKNFKIPPLIIEPIVENSIIHGISKKIGIGHINIEVFKENKRLKILIKDDGIGFKSENIKFGFGVTSVKERLKILYSNESSFKILKNEDYGITVSISIPYK; encoded by the coding sequence TTGTTTAAAATTAAAAAGTTTATCAAAATAATTATAATAAATCAGATTTCAGCTTTTATGCTTTCTGCTTTGATATTATTATATACTGGAACATTTTATAATTTTATTTTAAATCTTGAAATAGCTTTATTATTTTCAAACACTATTGGTTTAATATACTATTTTATAAGTTCTATAATTAATAATCTGATAAATGATAAAATAGAAATTAAATTTTTCAACATTTTAATAAAAATTTTCATAGGTACTTTTTCACTTTTTACCGGTATTCAACTTTCTGTATTGCTTTCAAATATGATATTTAAAATACAGTTCATAAGTTATGATAAAACATTTCAAAATTTTCTACTGATATCAAATATGATATTGTTGATAACGGCATTTTTCATGATTTATGTGTATAGAAAATTAAAAAAAGAAATCGAGATAAAAATAAAAGAAAATGAAAAATTAAATCAGTTAAAACTCGAATCTGAGCTGGCCGCTTTACAATCAAAAATAAATCCTCATTTTCTTTTTAACACTTTGAATACGATTATAGATTTAGTATATACTTCTCCTGAAAAGGTTGAAGAGATGATAATAAATTTATCCAGTATTTACAGAAAAATTTTATATTCTTCAGAAACAGAATTGTATACACTTGATCAAGAATTAGAGCTCGTAAAAAAATATTTAGATATAGAAAAAGTTAGATTGGGCGAAAGACTTGAATATACCATAAAAATCGAAGATAATTTAAAAAATTTTAAAATTCCTCCATTGATAATAGAACCAATAGTTGAAAACTCCATAATTCATGGGATTTCAAAGAAAATAGGGATAGGGCATATAAACATAGAAGTTTTTAAAGAAAATAAAAGATTAAAGATACTTATAAAAGATGATGGTATAGGCTTTAAATCTGAAAATATTAAATTTGGATTCGGTGTTACGAGTGTAAAAGAAAGACTTAAAATTCTTTATTCTAATGAGTCTTCTTTTAAAATCTTAAAAAATGAAGATTATGGTATAACAGTTTCTATTTCAATACCTTATAAGTAA